From the genome of Chania multitudinisentens RB-25, one region includes:
- the nqrM gene encoding (Na+)-NQR maturation NqrM, with product MLTIFVASFVLFLLVIGGMSLGYVFRRKTLQGSCGGITALGMEKVCDCPDPCDARKKRLAKEARRREQLEKYRIL from the coding sequence ATGCTGACGATATTCGTTGCCTCGTTTGTGCTGTTTCTGCTGGTTATTGGCGGCATGTCGCTTGGGTATGTATTCCGGCGCAAAACCTTACAGGGGAGCTGTGGGGGGATTACTGCGCTAGGCATGGAGAAAGTCTGCGATTGCCCAGATCCCTGTGATGCACGCAAAAAACGCCTGGCGAAAGAGGCGCGGCGGCGTGAGCAACTGGAAAAATACCGTATCTTATAA
- the nqrE gene encoding NADH:ubiquinone reductase (Na(+)-transporting) subunit E, translated as MGHYVSLFVRAVFIENMALAFFLGMCTFLAVSKKVSTAFSLGIAVTLVLGISVPLNNLVYNLVLRDGALVEGVDLGFLNFITFIGVIAALVQILEMVLDRFFPALYNALGIFLPLITVNCAIFGGVSFMVQRDYNFVESVVYGFGSGIGWMLAIVAMAGIREKLKYADVPARLRGLGITFIATGLMALGFMSFSGVQL; from the coding sequence ATGGGGCATTATGTCAGTCTGTTTGTTCGCGCGGTGTTTATTGAAAACATGGCGTTGGCGTTTTTCCTCGGGATGTGTACCTTTCTGGCCGTGTCGAAAAAGGTGTCTACGGCTTTTAGCTTGGGGATAGCGGTAACTCTGGTGCTCGGTATTTCCGTGCCGCTGAACAATCTGGTCTATAACCTGGTTCTGCGTGACGGTGCGTTGGTGGAAGGTGTTGATTTGGGGTTCCTCAATTTCATCACTTTTATTGGTGTGATTGCCGCTCTGGTGCAGATTCTGGAGATGGTGCTCGATCGCTTCTTTCCTGCACTGTATAACGCCCTTGGTATCTTCCTACCGTTGATTACCGTGAACTGTGCCATCTTCGGTGGTGTGTCTTTCATGGTGCAGCGTGATTACAACTTTGTGGAATCCGTGGTGTATGGCTTTGGTTCCGGCATCGGTTGGATGTTGGCGATTGTCGCCATGGCGGGTATCCGCGAAAAACTGAAGTATGCCGATGTACCGGCCAGGTTACGTGGTCTGGGCATTACCTTTATTGCCACCGGGCTGATGGCGTTGGGCTTTATGTCCTTCTCCGGCGTTCAGTTATAA
- the nqrF gene encoding NADH:ubiquinone reductase (Na(+)-transporting) subunit F encodes MEIILGVTMFTGIVMVLALLILFAKSKLVNAGDIAVEVNGEKDKSFTAPAGDKLLNMLSNQGIFISSACGGGGSCGQCRVVIKEGGGDILPTELSHISKHDAKEGCRLACQVNVKQDLKIELPEDIFGVKKWDCEVISNDNKATFIKELVLKIPDGEDVPFRAGGFIQIEAPAHEVSYADFDVPQEYRSDWDKFNLFRYRSVVKDTTVRAYSMANYPDEKGIIMLNVRISTPPPNNPDVPPGIMSSYIWSLKAGDKVTISGPFGEFFAKETEAEMVFVGGGAGMAPMRSHIFDQLKRLQSKRKITFWYGARSLREMFYEDDFNHLQEENENFTWHVALSDPQPEDNWSGYTGFIHNVLLENYLKNHPAPEDCEFYMCGPPMMNAAVIKMLKDLGVEDDNIMLDDFGG; translated from the coding sequence ATGGAAATTATTTTAGGTGTCACCATGTTTACCGGCATCGTTATGGTGCTGGCATTGCTGATTTTGTTTGCCAAATCCAAATTGGTGAATGCCGGTGACATTGCCGTTGAGGTTAATGGCGAAAAAGATAAAAGTTTTACCGCTCCGGCGGGGGACAAGCTGCTTAACATGCTCTCCAACCAAGGGATCTTTATTTCCTCGGCCTGCGGCGGCGGTGGTTCCTGTGGCCAATGCCGGGTAGTGATCAAAGAAGGCGGCGGTGACATTTTGCCCACTGAGCTTTCCCATATCAGCAAGCATGATGCGAAAGAGGGTTGCCGCCTGGCGTGCCAGGTAAATGTGAAGCAGGATCTCAAGATCGAACTGCCAGAAGATATTTTTGGCGTGAAGAAATGGGATTGTGAAGTCATTTCTAACGATAACAAAGCCACCTTTATCAAAGAACTGGTACTGAAAATCCCTGATGGCGAAGATGTGCCATTCCGTGCCGGTGGGTTTATCCAGATTGAAGCGCCCGCGCATGAGGTCAGTTATGCAGATTTTGACGTGCCGCAGGAATACCGTAGTGATTGGGATAAGTTCAACCTGTTCCGCTACCGTTCAGTTGTGAAAGACACAACGGTGCGAGCCTACTCGATGGCTAACTACCCGGATGAAAAAGGCATCATCATGCTTAATGTGCGGATCTCTACCCCGCCACCCAATAACCCTGATGTGCCGCCGGGCATTATGTCTTCTTATATCTGGTCACTAAAAGCGGGTGATAAGGTGACTATTTCTGGGCCGTTTGGCGAGTTTTTTGCCAAAGAAACCGAAGCTGAAATGGTGTTTGTTGGTGGCGGAGCCGGTATGGCACCGATGCGTTCACACATTTTTGATCAGTTAAAGCGTCTGCAATCCAAGCGCAAGATAACCTTCTGGTACGGTGCCCGCTCACTGCGCGAAATGTTCTATGAGGATGATTTTAATCATCTGCAAGAAGAAAACGAGAACTTCACCTGGCATGTGGCGCTTTCCGATCCGCAGCCGGAAGATAACTGGTCTGGCTATACCGGTTTTATCCATAATGTCCTGCTGGAAAATTATCTGAAGAACCACCCGGCACCGGAAGACTGCGAATTTTATATGTGTGGGCCGCCGATGATGAATGCGGCCGTGATCAAGATGTTGAAAGATCTGGGCGTTGAAGACGATAACATCATGCTCGATGACTTTGGTGGTTAA
- a CDS encoding FAD:protein FMN transferase: MKFWMMIVVLAATALLAGCGPKQENLDGKTMGTYYSIRFIPGKATPAMETLRVGIDKQLEQVNDQMSTYLPDSELSRFNASRAVNKPFPVSAATLEVVLEALRLNRVTDGALDVTVGPLVNLWGFGAEGRPNKVPSVAELEQRRRWTGIDKLSVEGNALVKHIPELYIDLSSIAKGYGVDVIAQYLQSQHIENYMVDIGGEVRTRGVNGESKPWRIAIERPTASAEQKVHLVIEPGEMSIATSGDYRNYFEQDGMRYSHTIDPSTGKPIDHNLVSITVINPQCMTADGLATGLNVLGPERGMALANLLDIPVFMMVKTAEGFEERYSEAFKPYLKKSE; this comes from the coding sequence ATGAAGTTCTGGATGATGATAGTGGTGCTTGCTGCCACTGCGTTGCTGGCAGGTTGTGGGCCGAAGCAGGAAAATCTCGATGGCAAGACCATGGGAACCTACTATTCGATCCGTTTTATTCCTGGCAAAGCCACTCCAGCAATGGAAACGCTGCGGGTAGGCATTGATAAACAGCTGGAACAGGTTAACGATCAGATGTCCACCTACCTGCCGGATTCAGAACTGAGCCGTTTTAACGCCAGCCGCGCCGTGAACAAACCGTTTCCGGTTTCTGCCGCCACTCTGGAAGTGGTGCTGGAGGCGTTGCGCCTCAACCGAGTCACCGATGGGGCGCTGGATGTGACCGTCGGGCCATTGGTGAATTTGTGGGGATTCGGTGCAGAAGGGCGGCCGAATAAAGTGCCCAGCGTTGCCGAACTGGAGCAGCGCCGCCGTTGGACGGGGATCGACAAGCTGTCGGTTGAAGGCAATGCCTTGGTGAAGCATATCCCGGAACTGTATATCGATCTGTCTTCTATCGCCAAGGGTTATGGTGTTGATGTTATTGCCCAATACCTGCAATCACAGCATATCGAAAACTATATGGTTGATATCGGTGGTGAAGTGCGTACTCGTGGTGTTAATGGTGAGAGCAAGCCGTGGCGTATTGCCATTGAACGCCCAACGGCCAGTGCGGAACAGAAAGTTCATCTGGTGATTGAACCGGGTGAAATGTCTATCGCTACCTCTGGCGATTATCGTAATTACTTCGAACAGGATGGAATGCGCTATTCTCATACTATCGACCCATCCACCGGTAAGCCGATCGATCATAATCTGGTATCAATTACCGTGATTAATCCGCAGTGTATGACAGCTGACGGCCTGGCTACCGGGTTGAATGTGCTGGGCCCAGAGCGGGGGATGGCGCTGGCAAATCTGCTGGATATCCCGGTATTTATGATGGTGAAAACCGCCGAGGGTTTTGAAGAACGCTATTCTGAGGCGTTTAAACCCTATCTGAAAAAAAGTGAGTGA
- a CDS encoding NADH:ubiquinone reductase (Na(+)-transporting) subunit D yields MADSKEIKRVLLGPLFDNNPIALQVLGVCSALAVTTKLETAVVMTLAVTLVTAFSSFFISLIRHHIPNSVRIIVQMTIIASLVIVVDQLLRAYAFEISKQLSVFVGLIITNCIVMGRAEAYAMKSPPIESFMDGIGNGLGYGVILILVGFLRELIGSGMLFDIPVLVTVQNGGWYQPNGLFLLAPSAFFIIGLLIWGLRTLKPEQTEKE; encoded by the coding sequence ATGGCTGATTCCAAAGAGATTAAGCGGGTTTTGCTAGGGCCGCTGTTCGACAATAATCCGATTGCCTTGCAGGTGCTGGGGGTTTGTTCGGCGCTGGCGGTGACCACCAAGCTGGAAACCGCAGTGGTGATGACGTTGGCGGTAACGCTGGTGACTGCGTTTTCCAGCTTCTTCATTTCACTGATTCGCCACCATATTCCCAACAGCGTGCGCATCATTGTGCAAATGACGATCATCGCTTCGCTGGTGATCGTGGTTGATCAACTGCTGCGTGCGTATGCGTTTGAGATTTCCAAGCAGTTGTCGGTATTTGTTGGCCTGATTATCACCAACTGCATTGTGATGGGGCGTGCGGAAGCTTACGCGATGAAATCGCCGCCAATCGAAAGTTTTATGGATGGGATTGGTAATGGTCTAGGGTACGGCGTGATCCTGATCCTGGTTGGCTTCCTGCGTGAGCTGATCGGTTCTGGCATGTTGTTCGATATACCAGTATTGGTGACGGTGCAGAATGGTGGTTGGTATCAGCCAAACGGCCTGTTTCTGTTGGCGCCGAGCGCGTTCTTTATCATCGGCCTGTTGATCTGGGGACTGCGTACCTTGAAGCCAGAGCAGACAGAAAAGGAGTAA
- the dinB gene encoding DNA polymerase IV, whose amino-acid sequence MRKIIHVDMDCFFAAVEMRDDPSLRDIPLAIGGSAAQRGVISTANYPARRYGIHSAMSTAMAFKLCPHLKLLPGRMAAYKEASLHIRDIFARYTSLIEPLSLDEAYLDVSDSRQCNGSATLIAQEIRQTIAAELNLTASAGVAPIKFLAKIASELNKPNGQYVITPAQMPEFLRQLPLGKIPGVGKVTAKRLEEVGLLTCADVQKYDLAALLKRFGKFGRVLWERCQGIDEREVSPDRLRKSVGVERTLAVDIHRWQECETLIVNKLYPELEMRLRKVKPDLHIARQGVKLKFQDFQQTTQEHIWPVLNKEDLLKVARQVWQERREGRGVRLVGLHVTLLDPQLERQLVLTWE is encoded by the coding sequence ATGCGTAAAATCATTCATGTTGATATGGATTGCTTCTTCGCAGCGGTGGAAATGCGCGACGATCCCAGCCTGCGTGATATTCCGTTAGCGATTGGGGGCAGCGCCGCTCAGCGTGGGGTGATTAGCACTGCCAACTATCCCGCTCGCCGCTATGGGATACATAGCGCGATGTCTACCGCCATGGCTTTTAAGCTTTGCCCGCATCTGAAATTGTTACCGGGGCGAATGGCGGCTTATAAAGAAGCCTCATTGCATATTCGCGATATTTTTGCCCGCTATACCTCACTGATTGAACCACTCTCGCTGGATGAAGCCTATCTGGACGTAAGCGACAGCAGGCAATGCAATGGTTCAGCTACCTTGATTGCTCAAGAGATCCGCCAGACGATTGCGGCTGAATTGAATCTCACCGCTTCGGCCGGCGTTGCGCCAATCAAGTTTCTTGCCAAAATCGCCTCGGAATTGAATAAACCCAACGGGCAGTATGTGATTACACCGGCGCAGATGCCGGAATTTTTGCGGCAACTGCCGCTCGGTAAGATCCCTGGCGTTGGAAAAGTGACTGCTAAACGGCTAGAGGAAGTGGGGTTACTCACCTGTGCTGATGTACAGAAATACGATCTGGCGGCTTTGTTAAAGCGCTTTGGCAAATTTGGCCGGGTGCTCTGGGAACGCTGCCAGGGTATTGATGAGCGAGAGGTTTCCCCCGATCGTTTACGTAAATCGGTTGGCGTTGAGCGCACGTTGGCAGTAGACATTCATCGGTGGCAGGAGTGCGAAACACTGATTGTCAACAAACTGTACCCTGAACTGGAGATGCGGCTGCGCAAGGTGAAACCGGATCTGCATATCGCCCGGCAAGGTGTGAAGCTGAAGTTTCAGGATTTTCAGCAGACCACGCAGGAACATATCTGGCCGGTATTGAATAAGGAAGATTTGCTCAAAGTTGCTCGCCAGGTATGGCAGGAACGGCGAGAAGGGCGCGGCGTGCGGCTGGTTGGGCTGCATGTCACGCTGCTGGACCCTCAACTTGAGCGGCAATTGGTTTTAACGTGGGAGTGA
- a CDS encoding Na(+)-translocating NADH-quinone reductase subunit A, whose amino-acid sequence MIRIRKGLDLPIAGIPSQVIQDGPVITRVALLGQEYVGMRPSMLVQEGERVKKGQALFEDKKNPGVFFTAPACGQITAIHRGERRVLQAVVIDIENEGDEQVELASYQPADLPGLPREQVERDLLASGLWVALRTRPFSKAPRPGTAPRAIFVNAMDTQPLAADPLVIIAEQQAAFNAGLTVLARLTDGKVQVCHAAGSKLAVQSGAQLNYNEFAGPHPAGLVGTHIHFLEPVSLKKFVWHIGYQDVIAIGTQFTTGKLDTRRIVALAGPQVEQPILLRTRLGASLDELTAGRLKAGENRVISGSVLSGTHARGANAWLGRFHTQVSVLLEGREKELFGWIAPASDKFSITRTTLGHFLKNKLFAFSTTTNGGERSMVPIGNYERVMPLDILPTHLLRDLLSGDTDSAQALGCLELDEEDLALCTFVCPGKYEYGPVLRDVLTKIEREG is encoded by the coding sequence ATGATCAGAATCAGAAAAGGGTTAGATCTGCCGATAGCCGGAATACCGTCTCAGGTGATCCAGGACGGCCCCGTTATCACGCGTGTGGCACTGCTTGGCCAAGAGTATGTTGGCATGCGTCCTTCTATGCTGGTGCAGGAAGGTGAACGTGTCAAAAAAGGTCAGGCGTTGTTCGAAGATAAAAAGAATCCTGGCGTTTTCTTCACTGCGCCAGCCTGCGGGCAGATTACCGCTATTCATCGTGGCGAGCGCCGTGTGCTGCAAGCGGTGGTGATCGATATCGAAAACGAGGGGGATGAGCAGGTAGAGCTTGCCAGCTATCAGCCCGCTGATTTGCCAGGATTGCCACGCGAACAGGTTGAACGCGATCTGCTTGCCAGTGGTTTGTGGGTGGCGCTGCGCACCCGCCCATTCAGCAAAGCACCTCGCCCTGGCACGGCACCGCGTGCGATTTTCGTGAATGCTATGGATACTCAACCATTGGCAGCCGATCCTCTGGTTATCATTGCTGAACAGCAGGCGGCATTTAATGCCGGGCTGACGGTGTTGGCCCGCCTGACCGATGGCAAAGTGCAGGTCTGCCATGCGGCAGGTTCCAAATTGGCGGTGCAGAGTGGCGCACAGCTCAACTATAACGAGTTTGCTGGCCCGCACCCTGCCGGATTAGTGGGTACGCACATACATTTCCTTGAGCCCGTCAGCCTCAAAAAGTTTGTCTGGCATATCGGTTATCAAGACGTTATTGCCATCGGTACGCAGTTTACCACCGGCAAACTCGACACCCGCCGTATCGTGGCGCTGGCCGGGCCACAGGTGGAACAACCTATTCTGTTACGCACTCGTTTGGGAGCCAGCCTGGATGAATTGACCGCAGGGCGGCTGAAAGCCGGGGAAAACCGCGTAATTTCAGGGTCGGTGCTGAGTGGTACTCATGCCAGAGGGGCAAACGCCTGGCTTGGCCGTTTCCATACGCAGGTTTCTGTATTGCTGGAAGGGCGTGAGAAAGAACTGTTTGGCTGGATTGCTCCAGCATCCGATAAATTTTCTATTACCCGAACCACGCTGGGGCACTTCCTGAAGAACAAACTATTTGCCTTTTCGACCACCACCAACGGCGGTGAGCGTTCGATGGTGCCTATTGGTAATTATGAGCGCGTCATGCCGCTGGATATTTTGCCCACTCATTTATTACGCGATCTGTTGTCAGGGGATACCGACAGCGCTCAGGCGTTGGGCTGCTTGGAACTGGATGAAGAAGATCTGGCGTTGTGCACTTTCGTCTGCCCTGGCAAGTATGAGTATGGCCCGGTACTGCGTGACGTATTGACCAAGATTGAGCGAGAAGGATAA
- a CDS encoding NADH:ubiquinone reductase (Na(+)-transporting) subunit B, with the protein MGLKNFIDKIEHHFMPGGKLEKWYPLFEATATVFYTPGTVTRGASHVRDAIDLKRMMILVWLAVFPAMFWGMYNVGQQAIPALHHLYSGEQFQVVLSNDWHYRLAQWLGASLNSNAGWISKMVLGATYFVPIYAVAFLVGGFWEVLFAMIRRHEINEGFFVTSILFALIVPPTLPLWQAALGITFGVVIAKEIFGGTGRNFLNPALAGRAFLFFAYPAQISGDLVWTSADGFSGATPLSQWSAGGADALINTVTGQPISWMDAFMGNIPGSIGEVSTLMILIGGAIILFGRVASWRIVAGVMLGMIATVYLFNAIGSTTNPMFAMPWYWHLVLGGFAFGMIFMATDPVSASFTDKGKWWYGILIGVMCMLIRVVNPAYPEGMMLAILFANLFAPLFDYLVVQANIKRRKARGE; encoded by the coding sequence ATGGGCCTGAAGAACTTTATTGACAAAATCGAGCATCACTTCATGCCAGGCGGCAAGCTGGAAAAGTGGTATCCGCTGTTTGAAGCGACGGCGACGGTATTCTATACCCCTGGCACGGTCACTCGTGGCGCTTCGCATGTGCGCGATGCTATCGATCTGAAACGCATGATGATCCTGGTGTGGCTGGCGGTATTCCCGGCGATGTTCTGGGGGATGTACAACGTCGGCCAGCAGGCTATTCCGGCTTTGCACCATCTGTACAGCGGTGAGCAGTTTCAAGTGGTGTTGTCGAATGACTGGCATTACCGCCTGGCGCAGTGGCTGGGGGCATCATTAAACTCCAATGCGGGCTGGATCAGCAAGATGGTGCTCGGTGCTACCTACTTTGTGCCGATTTACGCCGTGGCCTTTCTGGTAGGGGGCTTCTGGGAAGTGCTGTTTGCGATGATTCGCAGACATGAGATTAACGAAGGGTTCTTCGTCACTTCCATTCTGTTTGCACTGATTGTGCCACCAACGTTGCCTCTGTGGCAGGCGGCGCTGGGTATCACCTTTGGGGTGGTGATCGCCAAGGAGATCTTTGGCGGAACCGGGCGCAATTTTCTTAACCCGGCGTTGGCGGGGCGTGCTTTCCTGTTTTTTGCTTACCCGGCCCAGATTTCTGGCGATCTGGTGTGGACGTCTGCGGATGGCTTTTCCGGAGCCACGCCGCTGTCGCAGTGGAGTGCGGGCGGTGCTGACGCATTGATCAACACCGTTACCGGGCAGCCGATTAGCTGGATGGATGCGTTTATGGGCAACATCCCTGGTTCGATCGGGGAAGTATCTACGCTGATGATCCTGATTGGCGGCGCGATCATTTTGTTTGGCCGCGTGGCTTCCTGGCGCATTGTGGCTGGGGTGATGCTCGGTATGATCGCCACCGTTTATCTGTTCAATGCTATCGGTTCAACCACCAATCCGATGTTTGCCATGCCGTGGTACTGGCATCTGGTGCTTGGGGGCTTTGCCTTCGGCATGATCTTTATGGCCACCGACCCGGTTTCGGCTTCGTTTACCGATAAAGGGAAATGGTGGTATGGCATCTTGATCGGCGTGATGTGCATGCTGATCCGAGTGGTCAATCCGGCCTATCCAGAAGGCATGATGCTGGCGATCCTGTTCGCCAACCTGTTTGCACCGCTGTTCGATTACCTGGTAGTGCAGGCCAACATCAAGCGGAGAAAAGCCCGTGGCGAATGA
- a CDS encoding Na(+)-translocating NADH-quinone reductase subunit C, with the protein MANESKNDSIGKTLLVVLLLCLVCSVVVAGSAVGLKERQQEQRLLDKQRNILDVAGLLVRGMSGEQVHEIFSKRIEARLLDLNSGEFVPGDNSNFDLAAALRSDASSIALPASKDLAGIRRRSNQAEIYLVRDDTGAVSKIILPVYGTGLWSMMYAFVAVDADGNTVRGLSFYQHGETPGLGGEIQNPNWRAQWVGRQLFDANGNPAIRIVHSGGRSGDIHAVDGLSGATLTTNGVQNIFNFWLGEHGFGPFLQRVREGALKNG; encoded by the coding sequence GTGGCGAATGAATCTAAAAATGACAGCATCGGCAAAACGCTGCTGGTCGTCCTGCTGTTGTGTCTGGTGTGCTCTGTGGTGGTGGCGGGTTCCGCCGTCGGTTTGAAAGAGCGGCAGCAGGAACAGCGGTTGTTGGATAAACAACGCAATATCCTTGACGTAGCGGGTCTGCTGGTGCGGGGGATGAGCGGCGAGCAGGTTCATGAAATATTTAGCAAGCGTATTGAAGCACGCCTGCTGGATCTGAATAGCGGTGAGTTTGTGCCGGGCGATAATAGCAATTTTGATCTGGCGGCTGCTCTGCGTAGCGATGCCAGCAGCATCGCTTTACCGGCCAGTAAAGATCTGGCCGGGATTCGCCGCCGCAGCAACCAGGCGGAAATCTATCTGGTACGTGATGACACTGGTGCGGTGAGCAAAATCATACTGCCGGTATACGGCACCGGGCTGTGGTCGATGATGTACGCTTTTGTGGCGGTGGATGCTGATGGCAACACGGTACGAGGCCTCAGCTTCTACCAGCACGGGGAAACGCCAGGGCTGGGGGGGGAAATCCAAAACCCTAACTGGCGGGCGCAGTGGGTGGGTAGGCAGCTGTTTGATGCAAACGGCAACCCGGCGATTCGCATTGTGCACAGTGGGGGGCGCTCAGGGGATATTCATGCGGTAGATGGCTTGTCCGGTGCGACGCTCACCACCAATGGTGTGCAAAATATCTTTAATTTCTGGCTGGGCGAGCATGGTTTTGGCCCATTCCTGCAAAGAGTCCGTGAAGGAGCCCTGAAGAATGGCTGA